GCTCCAGTTGGCGACCACCCTGATTGAAGTATTCAGTGTAGACTTCCGCAGCGCCCTTGAAGTCGCCCATTTGGTAGCGGATTTTTCCGAGATTTTCCTTGAGGGAGACGTCATCCGGATTTTTTTTGACTGCAGCGGTGAGGGCATCCTCCGAGCATTCCGGGTTTTTGCGATCTTCGCAAATCTGAGCCAGACGAAGGAGGTCGCTGGTTGAAGCGATGCGAAGAATCTGGCGTGTTTTCAGGGGTATGACGGAAACAAAATAGCTATCCCAGGTAACCAGGTGGATAAATCCCGCAACCAAGCCCACCGAAAAGAGAACCGCTGCTTGGCGAAACCGGCGATTCAGGTAGCCACCGGCATCCTCTTCGTTTTTGGAAAGGATCCAGCCGCAATGGGGGCAAACGGGAGGTATTTCAACCATTCTTTCAGCGGGAACAATCAGACGACAACGAGGACAACATTCCTGTAGATTCATCAACCAACTCCTGGTTTTGAGACAACCCAACACACTCCCTTCCAGCAAGAGAGTGGCCAGGACCAGATCCACCTAGGCCTTGTCTCAGACCTTTGATCGTGAAAAAATCACCCGTAAGGCCGATAATTGGCGTCACCTTTCCCATGCTTAGGGACGAGGAGGGTATGGTGAATCATTGTGCACGGAAAAAACTGGGGCCCTTAGCTGTTGAACCACAAAATCCATTATCAGTGAAGTCGGTCCTTTGCCGACCATCCTCCGCAAATCCTCACGCACCTTTTCGGCCGCAGGCTCGTCTTCGGGTCGCGTCAGGTTTCCTGCCGCGCCTCGTTCGGCTGAGCCTATTCCCTTCGGTCACTCAGCCTCCTGCCCTGCGCGACGGTGAGGATTCGGATTTACGGGAATGGCTCGGCATTCGGACCTATACCCAGACAAAGGCAACACAAAGTTTTGTGGTTCAGCAGCCAAGGGCCCCAGTTTTCTCTTTGTTGGTCTTATTTCTTGTGGTCTTTGTTGTTTCTTGTGCGCGGGCGCCGGTGAAGGACAGGTCAGAGGCCATGAGGCCTCTGAAAAGATCACTGCCTGTGCAGCTTGAGCAGGGGGATTTGGCCAGCCTTAAGAAGGCAGTTAAGGAACAGGTTGAATTTTGGCAAGACACCAAGAACGGCAATGGCCCAATGGTGTTTGGCTCTGAAACTCTCAGTCGCCAGGAGTATGCTGAGTCTCTCTCCCAGTTTTTGGCCTTTCTTAAGAGTGATCCTCAGAATGAGGCTATTGATGGCTATCTGAAAGAACACTTTCGCTTCTTTGAGGTCTATGGTGGTAAAAAGTGGGGGGAGGTTTTGGTCACCTCTTATTATGAGCCCGTCCTCGAAGGGTCCACTAAACCAACCAAAGAAAAGTCCCAACCTCTCTACTCAGTTCCTTCGGATATGGTAATCGTCAACTTAGGAGAATTTGCTGAAGCTCTCCCCAGTCTGGCTGACCTCAAGGGAAAGCTCACTGAGCAAAAATCCATATCCTCCATACTTCGCGGACGATTGATTCCTTCAGATGAAAAGGGGGTTCCTGATACGGTGGTACCCTTTCCTAATCGCCAGCAAATTGACGACGACAAAGTACTGGCCAAACAAGGGATTGAGCTTTGCTATGTCGATCCTATTGAAGCATTTTTTTTCCATATCCAGGGGTCTGGTCGGATCGATCTTGGTGGAGGGAAATCATTGCATCTGACATACGCTGCCCAAAATGGACACCCTTACTATGCGATCGGAAGGGATTTGCTGGAGATCATTCCCAAAGAGGAAATGAGTCTGCAGGGTATCGAAGCCCACTTGCGCAGCCTCCCAGAGGACCAACAAAAGGCTTTATTATTCCGTAATCCCAGCTATGTGTTTTTTCAGGAGGCACCCAATGGGCGCGGAGTCAGCTATCAGGGCACCCAGGTTGTTGGTGGCAGAACCATCGCCACCGACAAGGAACTATTCCCCAAAGGCAGTTTGGCGATCTTGGAAACCACGATCCCTGTGTTTGCCAGCGACTCGGATGCTGAACCTTCGGCATGGGAAGGTCACACCCGCTTGGTTTTGGATCAGGACACTGGGGGGGCCATTCGTGGCGCCGGGCGGGTGGACTATTTCTGGGGTTCAGGCAAGCAGGCGGCCCGCTCCGCCGGAGTGATGAAGAATCCAGGTCGATTGATTTATCTTGTGCCAAAAAAAAATTCCGCCCTCCATCCGTGAAGAGCGGGTGAGAAAACCTTCCCCGTCATGGGGGGATTTTCCATGTCTGAAGGTCGGGACTTTCGCTGAAAACGAGAGGAGTATTGAGTCTCGTTTTCAATCCTCTTTTTGCAAATTCAAATCACCTTACTGAGCCGGTTGTTCGTTCGACTTTGATTTTGCGATATCGGCTACAGCTTGTTCAGGGGTCATTCCCTGAGCTTCCATGTGGGCCTCAATCAAAGTGATCACAAAGGCTGCAGAGGTTTCTTTTTCTCTAAACGACAATTTGTATTGACCAGTGTACTTTTCCTCTTGGTCTTTCATCCGTGTGAAAACATAGGCCATGCCATCGTTGCTGTTGCTCAGGTCCCAATTGGGATAACTGACGGCAACGAGAACTTCCAGGTCATTGCCCATGGCATAGAAGCTGATTTTTTCTGACTCGTTACCGGGGTTGGCAAAGGCAACGGGTTCATTGCCGCCATCCCATCGGCCCTTGTAGGAGATCGACTGGGTTTGATCACCCACAGGGAGAATCACTTCAAATCCATCTTGAGCGTTTTCTCCCAACAGTGCTGCTGTGGGTTGCAGGACCACTTTGGCATGTTCTCCACCAGGAGGTTGAAGGTTTTTGTCCTTAGGGTTTTTGCGATCGGTGCGGCCGCAACCAATAAAGGCCGCAACAGCACAAAGTAAGACGAGAATCTTGAATGCTCTCATGTGTATTCCTCCGTAAAATTCCAATAACCGTGAAATTTTCTGAGCAACCGGAGTGCCAATGAAAACGGCATTTACGAGGTCAGGTGAGACTTCTTTCAACTCACAAAAGTAAAAACTTCCCGGTGACGATTGTGGCGCAACCACGAGAAGGAATTTCATCCTTGGGTTCACAAAATAATGCGGAACAAATTTGATGAATCAAAAAACCCTGCAAGCTTTTCACTCAACTCACTCGCCGGCAAGGTAGAACCAAATTTCAATTCGGTCGTTCCCTCACTCTCTGTCGCCCTTCTCTGTTTAAAAATGATGCTCCGCAAGGCGACCAAAATTGGAGAAATCCCTGTCTACAGGTGACAACTTTCGTCCCGAACACCCCAGCGGTGGGGAAGGATCTTTGGAGTAGATCCCCAGACCATGACCTTTGCTGCTGTGCCTCATTGGGAATAATATAGAGGACAATTTTCTTGAGTCGGCAAAAACGGTCCGGGTAATCTGCTGAGGTTTGCCATGAGCGATTTCAGAAGGAGCAGATTATGGGAATAGCCGACAAGGGCCTGGTCAGGGCTCAGCTTTGTGAGCATTTTCAATCGGGGAAGCCGGTATGGGAGAAGGTATTCAAACGCCTGATTGAGAAGTGTGATCCCCACTGGTACCCATCTCTTGTTCTGGAGAGACGTCACAAGCGAGACTATGCCATCAACAGTAAGTCAGAAAGCATGAGCGAGACTCTGCTCGAAGGAGCCGTGCTGCGCATTTATGATGGCACCAGTCTTTTTGAGGAAGCCACGTGCGAAGTTGAAGAAAAGCCATTGTTGATATTGGCCGATCGCTTGATCGATCGTGTTCGTCACCAGGGTGGCGGCCAAGGCAAGCAACCCTACAAGGCCGTGACCTGGAAAGAACGCTTGGCTCAAAAACTGGATGAGGAAATTGTCAGCCAGATTCCAACAAACCTGGATTCTCAGACGTGGGTACACTTCGGCACAGGCCAGGAGCAGGTTTTGTGGGAACAGAATGAAGAAGTCATGGCTGAGTCGCAAAAACTCTTTGATCGACTGAAATCGATGGAAGATAAACTCCTGGCGGATCATGAAGCCAAAAAACCTGACTTTTTGCAGACGCGGATTTCCCTGGAAAAGTGCGATTTTGTTTTCATGGACAGTGAAGTGCGTATGAGCCAAAGTCTCCTGCGTAACATGGCGATGGCCGTGGTGATGAAAAGGGGCGAACGCGGCTATTGTCTGACCGGAGGGCTGGGTGGCCGGGAAACCATGGCATTCACCGATCAGGAGCTCTATGAGTCCTATGAAAAGCTACGCAAAAGTCTGATTGCTGATAAAATCATTCCCGGCCGTTACAAGGTGCTCATGCACCCATCGATCACCGGGGTGTTTGCCCACGAAGCCTTTGGTCACTCTCAGGAGGGGGACACTTGGGCCCGTGGGCGCTCCAAAGCCCGCGAGCTCTATGAGAGTCAGGAAAAAGTGGGCAATCAACATGCAACCATTCTGAACAACCCGGCTATCTTTCAAAATGGCAGTGATCCCTTTGCAGCATGGGGTTCATATTACTTTGACGAAGAAGGTTGGTTGGCTCAGGAACATTACCTGGTTAAGGAGGGTGTTCTGCAGAGACCCATGACCCACCTGACATCGTCCATTCGTTTGGGTGTTCCCCGCACAGCAAACGGCAAGCGCGAGAACTGGACCCATGGCGTGTACACCCGACAGACCAATACCTATTTTTCAGCGGGAGATAAGACTCTTGGTGAACTCATGTCCATGGTTGACCATGGGTATCTGGCATCGGCCGCATTTGGGGGCATGGAAGATCCCAAGGGGATGGGGATTCAGGTCGGAATGGCCTACGTAGAAGAAATCAAAAATGGTCAGCTCACGGGACGGACTTTTAAAGCGCCCAACGGGGGGGCTATCCAGATGACGGGGTATGTGCCAGATTATCTAAAGTCCATTGTGGCCAAATCAAAAATTGAGGCCCATCAGGATGAAATGGACGAGTCTCCTCATCCCTGGAATGAAGTCGGTGGATGTGGGAAGTACCACAAAGAGTTTGTGGTCGCCGGATGTGGCGGCCCCTACATGCTAGTTGACAATGTGTTATTGAGCTAAGGAGATTTTATCCATGTTTTGGCAACGTGATGATTTGATGAAGGCCTTGAAGACAAAAAGCCTGGATGATTCCTGGGCCCAGTGGGCGCTTTTGGAGATTGAGGAAGACAGACAGGAATTTTATTTAATCCAATCTAAGAGTAGCCGGGCTGAGTTGGACCAGTCTCGTGAAGTCCACAATCAGGTGTTTAAACTTCGCGTTTACATCAATAAGCCCGATGGTCGCCTAGGAACGGCCGAAAGCCCTTTGTTTCAAAAACTGGATCTGGCCACTCAGTTAAATGAGTTGGAAAAGAAGGCTCAGTTGGGTGGCGAAAAGAAATGGCATTTCCCCGACGAATGGGGCAAGTCAGATCGGCAGCCTCAGAAGGCCTTCCCTCCGATGGTGAAAGACTTGGCCGGGTGCTCTTTTCAGATCTATCAAGATTTGGCGAAGGCCATCAATGACAGCGAAAAGGGCGATTTCAACTCGGCCGAGCTTTTTGTTGTCAGAGAAAAGCGCCATCGCACCTTATCGACAGGGTTCACCAACGAAGTGGTGGACTCGCGCATCTATGCTGAGGTTTGCTTTTCTGAGACCGATAAACAAAGCGGGCTGTCCGAGGAGTTTTTGATCACCCGTTGGGCCGCCCATCCCGAGCAGATTGACTTTGTTCGCATGTGCGCGGAGTCAGCTGAGTACGCCAAGGCCAGCCTAAAAACTGAAAAACCGGAGACGGGGCACTACGATGTGATTCTTCACTCCGACGTGTTGACGGCCTTGTTTCATGATGTCCGCAGCCAGCTGGATGCCCGGCAGAAGTATTATCAGCTGCCCTTTTTGGAAAAAGGCAAGGAGCTAATTCCGGGATTTAAGGGCGATGCCTTTGAAATGAGTCTGGTGCCGGATCGGGATTTTTGTTTTGCCAGTGCAACCTATAGCGGCGAGGGCTGTCTGCAGAACCGTATGACTTTGGCAAAGGGTAATGTGATCCAACACAATCCGACTTCCTCGCAGATGTCCCAGTATTTGGATCAACCAGTGACAACTGTTTTGGGTAGTATTGTCGTCGAGCCTGAGTCCATGACTGATATTGAGACTTTGCGCAAGAGTAAAGGAAAGGTTTTGGAGATCCTTCAGTTCTCGGGACTTTTCACCAACGAAATGGATTTAACCTACTCTTCGGAGATTCGCTTGGCCAAACTCTATGACAATGATTCTGGTCAGGTCACCTATGTGAAAG
This is a stretch of genomic DNA from Pseudobdellovibrionaceae bacterium. It encodes these proteins:
- a CDS encoding tetratricopeptide repeat protein; protein product: MNLQECCPRCRLIVPAERMVEIPPVCPHCGWILSKNEEDAGGYLNRRFRQAAVLFSVGLVAGFIHLVTWDSYFVSVIPLKTRQILRIASTSDLLRLAQICEDRKNPECSEDALTAAVKKNPDDVSLKENLGKIRYQMGDFKGAAEVYTEYFNQGGRQLEPAFLYAKSLQELDRKGEAAQYYEFILEKKPETLQITVTQKYVNLLKEIGQYQRAIELIESIRKKGSNAAYFLDAELQDLKKKARSRSRST
- a CDS encoding MltA domain-containing protein, with amino-acid sequence MRPLKRSLPVQLEQGDLASLKKAVKEQVEFWQDTKNGNGPMVFGSETLSRQEYAESLSQFLAFLKSDPQNEAIDGYLKEHFRFFEVYGGKKWGEVLVTSYYEPVLEGSTKPTKEKSQPLYSVPSDMVIVNLGEFAEALPSLADLKGKLTEQKSISSILRGRLIPSDEKGVPDTVVPFPNRQQIDDDKVLAKQGIELCYVDPIEAFFFHIQGSGRIDLGGGKSLHLTYAAQNGHPYYAIGRDLLEIIPKEEMSLQGIEAHLRSLPEDQQKALLFRNPSYVFFQEAPNGRGVSYQGTQVVGGRTIATDKELFPKGSLAILETTIPVFASDSDAEPSAWEGHTRLVLDQDTGGAIRGAGRVDYFWGSGKQAARSAGVMKNPGRLIYLVPKKNSALHP
- a CDS encoding TldD/PmbA family protein, whose product is MGIADKGLVRAQLCEHFQSGKPVWEKVFKRLIEKCDPHWYPSLVLERRHKRDYAINSKSESMSETLLEGAVLRIYDGTSLFEEATCEVEEKPLLILADRLIDRVRHQGGGQGKQPYKAVTWKERLAQKLDEEIVSQIPTNLDSQTWVHFGTGQEQVLWEQNEEVMAESQKLFDRLKSMEDKLLADHEAKKPDFLQTRISLEKCDFVFMDSEVRMSQSLLRNMAMAVVMKRGERGYCLTGGLGGRETMAFTDQELYESYEKLRKSLIADKIIPGRYKVLMHPSITGVFAHEAFGHSQEGDTWARGRSKARELYESQEKVGNQHATILNNPAIFQNGSDPFAAWGSYYFDEEGWLAQEHYLVKEGVLQRPMTHLTSSIRLGVPRTANGKRENWTHGVYTRQTNTYFSAGDKTLGELMSMVDHGYLASAAFGGMEDPKGMGIQVGMAYVEEIKNGQLTGRTFKAPNGGAIQMTGYVPDYLKSIVAKSKIEAHQDEMDESPHPWNEVGGCGKYHKEFVVAGCGGPYMLVDNVLLS